From Diceros bicornis minor isolate mBicDic1 chromosome 16, mDicBic1.mat.cur, whole genome shotgun sequence, one genomic window encodes:
- the MBD1 gene encoding methyl-CpG-binding domain protein 1 isoform X47: MAEDWLDCPALGPGWKRREVFRKSGATCGRSDTYYQSPTGDRIRSKVELTRYLGPACDLTLFDFKQGVLCYPTPKAHSLAVPSKKQKKPSRPAKARKRQVGPQRSEVRKEAPGDETKADTDTAPASLPAPECCENCGISFSGDGIRRQRLKTLCKDCRAQRIAFNREQRMFKLPQDVASGLFCKCERRRCLRIVERSRGCGVCRGCQTREDCGRCRVCLRPPRPGLRRQWKCIQRRCLRGKHGRRRGGCDSKMAAKRRPQTQPLPPPPPSQPQESPELHPRALVPSPPAEFIYYCVDEDELQPYTNRRQNRKCGACAACLRRMDCGHCDFCCDKPKFGGSNQKRQKCRWRQCLQFAMKRLLPSVRAGSEDGAGLPPPYPRRKRPSSTRRPRLKPPLATPTARPDRAKTPMKQEAGSGFVLPPPGTDLVFLREGASSPVQVPGPAPASREAVLQEAQCPGLSWVVALPQVKQEKADAQEDWTPGTAVLTSPVLLPGCPSKAVDPGLPSVKQEPPDPEEDKGKESKDDSASDSAPEEEAGGAGTPVITEIFSLGGTRLRDTAVWLPRSKDLKKRGARKQ; encoded by the exons ATGGCTGAAGACTGGCTGGACTGCCCAGCCCTGGGCCCCGGCTGGAAGCGCCGTGAGGTCTTTCGCAAGTCAGGTGCCACCTGTGGACGCTCAGACACCTATTACCAGAG ccctacAGGAGACAGGATCCGAAGCAAAGTTGAGCTGACCCGATACCTGGGTCCTGCGTGTGACCTCACCCTCTTCGACTTCAAACAAGGCGTCCTGTGCTATCCAACTCCCAAG GCCCATTCCTTGGCTGTCCCCAGCAAGAAGCAGAAGAAGCCTTCAAGGCCAGCCAAGGCTCGGAAACGTCAGGTTGGACCTCAGAGGAGTGAGGTCAGGAAGGAGGCCCCAGGGGATGAGACCAAGGCTGACACTGACACAGCTCCAGCTTCGCTCCCTGCACCCGA GTGCTGTGAGAACTGTGGAATTAGCTTCTCAGGGGATGGTATCCGAAGGCAGCGGCTCAAGACGTTGTGCAAGGACTGCCGAG cgcAGAGAATTGCCTTCAACCGGGAGCAGAGGATGTTTAAG CTGCCCCAAGACGTGGCCTCGGGGCTGTTCTGCAAGTGTGAGCGGAGACGGTGCCTCCGAATTGTGGAAAGG AGCCGAGGATGTGGAGTGTGCCGGGGCTGTCAAACTCGAGAGGACTGTGGCCGTTGCCGAGTTTGCCTTCGCCCTCCCCGCCCTGGTCTCAGGCGCCAGTGGAAGTGCATCCAGCGGCGCTGCCTACGG GGTAAACATGGCCGCCGCAGGGGAGGCTGCGACTCCAAGATGGCTGCCAAGCGGCGTCCCCAAACCCAGCCACTGCCTCCACCTCCCCCATCTCAGCCTCAAGAATCCCCAGAGCTG CACCCCAGAGCCCTGGTCCCCTCGCCACCTGCCGAGTTCATCTATTACTGTGTAGACGAGGACGAGCTA CAGCCTTACACGAATCGCCGGCAAAACCGCAAGTGTGGGGCCTGTGCAGCCTGCCTGCGGCGGATGGACTGTGGCCACTGTGACTTCTGCTGTGACAAGCCCAAATTTGGGGGCAGCAATCAGAAGCGCCAAAAGTGTCGTTGGCGCCAGTGCCTGCAGTTTGCCATG AAGCGGCTGCTGCCAAGTGTCCGGGCAGGGTCTGAGGATGGGGCAGGGTTGCCTCCACCTTACCCTCGTCGAAAGAGGCCTAGCTCTACACGACGGCCCCGTCTGAAGCCCCCCTTGGCCACGCCGACAGCCCGACCAGACCGTGCCAAGACTCCAATGAAGCAGGAAGCAGGCAGTGGCTTTGTACTGCCCCCACCTGGCACCGACCTTGTGTTCTTACGGGAGGGTGCAAGCAGTCCTGTGCAGGTGCCTGGCCCTGCCCCAGCTTCCAGAGAAGCCGTATTGCAG GAGGCCCAGTGCCCTGGCCTGAGTTGGGTTGTGGCCTTACCCCAGGTGAAGCAAGAGAAGGCGGATGCCCAGGAAGACTGGACACCGGGCACAGCCGTCCTGACTTCTCCTGTATTGCTGCCTGGCTGCCCCAGCAAG GCAGTAGACCCAGGCCTGCCATCTGTGAAGCAAGAGCCACCCGACCCTGAGGAGGACAAGGGAAAGGAGAGCAAGGATGACTCCGCCTCTGACTCAGccccagaggaggaggcaggaggggctggCACACCCGTG ATCACGGAGATTTTCAGCCTGGGTGGAACCCGCCTTCGGGACACAGCAGTCTGGTTGCCAAG GTCCAAGGACCTTAAAAAACGTGGAGCTAGAAAGCAGTAG
- the MBD1 gene encoding methyl-CpG-binding domain protein 1 isoform X25: MAEDWLDCPALGPGWKRREVFRKSGATCGRSDTYYQSPTGDRIRSKVELTRYLGPACDLTLFDFKQGVLCYPTPKAHSLAVPSKKQKKPSRPAKARKRQVGPQRSEVRKEAPGDETKADTDTAPASLPAPECCENCGISFSGDGIRRQRLKTLCKDCRAQRIAFNREQRMFKRVGCGECAACQVTEDCGACSTCLLQLPQDVASGLFCKCERRRCLRIVERSRGCGVCRGCQTREDCGRCRVCLRPPRPGLRRQWKCIQRRCLRHLAHRLRCHHQRCQRRPPLAVAPPAGKHGRRRGGCDSKMAAKRRPQTQPLPPPPPSQPQESPELHPRALVPSPPAEFIYYCVDEDELQPYTNRRQNRKCGACAACLRRMDCGHCDFCCDKPKFGGSNQKRQKCRWRQCLQFAMKRLLPSVRAGSEDGAGLPPPYPRRKRPSSTRRPRLKPPLATPTARPDRAKTPMKQEAGSGFVLPPPGTDLVFLREGASSPVQVPGPAPASREAVLQEAQCPGLSWVVALPQVKQEKADAQEDWTPGTAVLTSPVLLPGCPSKAVDPGLPSVKQEPPDPEEDKGKESKDDSASDSAPEEEAGGAGTPVITEIFSLGGTRLRDTAVWLPRCAPHSERSKDLKKRGARKQ; this comes from the exons ATGGCTGAAGACTGGCTGGACTGCCCAGCCCTGGGCCCCGGCTGGAAGCGCCGTGAGGTCTTTCGCAAGTCAGGTGCCACCTGTGGACGCTCAGACACCTATTACCAGAG ccctacAGGAGACAGGATCCGAAGCAAAGTTGAGCTGACCCGATACCTGGGTCCTGCGTGTGACCTCACCCTCTTCGACTTCAAACAAGGCGTCCTGTGCTATCCAACTCCCAAG GCCCATTCCTTGGCTGTCCCCAGCAAGAAGCAGAAGAAGCCTTCAAGGCCAGCCAAGGCTCGGAAACGTCAGGTTGGACCTCAGAGGAGTGAGGTCAGGAAGGAGGCCCCAGGGGATGAGACCAAGGCTGACACTGACACAGCTCCAGCTTCGCTCCCTGCACCCGA GTGCTGTGAGAACTGTGGAATTAGCTTCTCAGGGGATGGTATCCGAAGGCAGCGGCTCAAGACGTTGTGCAAGGACTGCCGAG cgcAGAGAATTGCCTTCAACCGGGAGCAGAGGATGTTTAAG CGAGTGGGCTGTGGGGAGTGTGCAGCCTGCCAGGTAACCGAGGACTGCGGGGCCTGCTCCACCTGCCTTCTGCAGCTGCCCCAAGACGTGGCCTCGGGGCTGTTCTGCAAGTGTGAGCGGAGACGGTGCCTCCGAATTGTGGAAAGG AGCCGAGGATGTGGAGTGTGCCGGGGCTGTCAAACTCGAGAGGACTGTGGCCGTTGCCGAGTTTGCCTTCGCCCTCCCCGCCCTGGTCTCAGGCGCCAGTGGAAGTGCATCCAGCGGCGCTGCCTACGG CACCTTGCCCATCGCCTCCGTTGCCACCATCAGCGATGTCAACGACGCCCTCCCCTAGCTGTGGCTCCCCCTGCT GGTAAACATGGCCGCCGCAGGGGAGGCTGCGACTCCAAGATGGCTGCCAAGCGGCGTCCCCAAACCCAGCCACTGCCTCCACCTCCCCCATCTCAGCCTCAAGAATCCCCAGAGCTG CACCCCAGAGCCCTGGTCCCCTCGCCACCTGCCGAGTTCATCTATTACTGTGTAGACGAGGACGAGCTA CAGCCTTACACGAATCGCCGGCAAAACCGCAAGTGTGGGGCCTGTGCAGCCTGCCTGCGGCGGATGGACTGTGGCCACTGTGACTTCTGCTGTGACAAGCCCAAATTTGGGGGCAGCAATCAGAAGCGCCAAAAGTGTCGTTGGCGCCAGTGCCTGCAGTTTGCCATG AAGCGGCTGCTGCCAAGTGTCCGGGCAGGGTCTGAGGATGGGGCAGGGTTGCCTCCACCTTACCCTCGTCGAAAGAGGCCTAGCTCTACACGACGGCCCCGTCTGAAGCCCCCCTTGGCCACGCCGACAGCCCGACCAGACCGTGCCAAGACTCCAATGAAGCAGGAAGCAGGCAGTGGCTTTGTACTGCCCCCACCTGGCACCGACCTTGTGTTCTTACGGGAGGGTGCAAGCAGTCCTGTGCAGGTGCCTGGCCCTGCCCCAGCTTCCAGAGAAGCCGTATTGCAG GAGGCCCAGTGCCCTGGCCTGAGTTGGGTTGTGGCCTTACCCCAGGTGAAGCAAGAGAAGGCGGATGCCCAGGAAGACTGGACACCGGGCACAGCCGTCCTGACTTCTCCTGTATTGCTGCCTGGCTGCCCCAGCAAG GCAGTAGACCCAGGCCTGCCATCTGTGAAGCAAGAGCCACCCGACCCTGAGGAGGACAAGGGAAAGGAGAGCAAGGATGACTCCGCCTCTGACTCAGccccagaggaggaggcaggaggggctggCACACCCGTG ATCACGGAGATTTTCAGCCTGGGTGGAACCCGCCTTCGGGACACAGCAGTCTGGTTGCCAAGGTGTGCCCCGCACAGTGagag GTCCAAGGACCTTAAAAAACGTGGAGCTAGAAAGCAGTAG
- the MBD1 gene encoding methyl-CpG-binding domain protein 1 isoform X18 → MAEDWLDCPALGPGWKRREVFRKSGATCGRSDTYYQSPTGDRIRSKVELTRYLGPACDLTLFDFKQGVLCYPTPKAHSLAVPSKKQKKPSRPAKARKRQVGPQRSEVRKEAPGDETKADTDTAPASLPAPECCENCGISFSGDGIRRQRLKTLCKDCRAQRIAFNREQRMFKRVGCGECAACQVTEDCGACSTCLLQLPQDVASGLFCKCERRRCLRIVERSRGCGVCRGCQTREDCGRCRVCLRPPRPGLRRQWKCIQRRCLRHLAHRLRCHHQRCQRRPPLAVAPPAGKHGRRRGGCDSKMAAKRRPQTQPLPPPPPSQPQESPELHPRALVPSPPAEFIYYCVDEDELQPYTNRRQNRKCGACAACLRRMDCGHCDFCCDKPKFGGSNQKRQKCRWRQCLQFAMKRLLPSVRAGSEDGAGLPPPYPRRKRPSSTRRPRLKPPLATPTARPDRAKTPMKQEAGSGFVLPPPGTDLVFLREGASSPVQVPGPAPASREAVLQVKQEKADAQEDWTPGTAVLTSPVLLPGCPSKAVDPGLPSVKQEPPDPEEDKGKESKDDSASDSAPEEEAGGAGTPVITEIFSLGGTRLRDTAVWLPRAGNREGKMDIKCGRPRTYWRPRARAGTHEDGLEPMSVSHHLQLR, encoded by the exons ATGGCTGAAGACTGGCTGGACTGCCCAGCCCTGGGCCCCGGCTGGAAGCGCCGTGAGGTCTTTCGCAAGTCAGGTGCCACCTGTGGACGCTCAGACACCTATTACCAGAG ccctacAGGAGACAGGATCCGAAGCAAAGTTGAGCTGACCCGATACCTGGGTCCTGCGTGTGACCTCACCCTCTTCGACTTCAAACAAGGCGTCCTGTGCTATCCAACTCCCAAG GCCCATTCCTTGGCTGTCCCCAGCAAGAAGCAGAAGAAGCCTTCAAGGCCAGCCAAGGCTCGGAAACGTCAGGTTGGACCTCAGAGGAGTGAGGTCAGGAAGGAGGCCCCAGGGGATGAGACCAAGGCTGACACTGACACAGCTCCAGCTTCGCTCCCTGCACCCGA GTGCTGTGAGAACTGTGGAATTAGCTTCTCAGGGGATGGTATCCGAAGGCAGCGGCTCAAGACGTTGTGCAAGGACTGCCGAG cgcAGAGAATTGCCTTCAACCGGGAGCAGAGGATGTTTAAG CGAGTGGGCTGTGGGGAGTGTGCAGCCTGCCAGGTAACCGAGGACTGCGGGGCCTGCTCCACCTGCCTTCTGCAGCTGCCCCAAGACGTGGCCTCGGGGCTGTTCTGCAAGTGTGAGCGGAGACGGTGCCTCCGAATTGTGGAAAGG AGCCGAGGATGTGGAGTGTGCCGGGGCTGTCAAACTCGAGAGGACTGTGGCCGTTGCCGAGTTTGCCTTCGCCCTCCCCGCCCTGGTCTCAGGCGCCAGTGGAAGTGCATCCAGCGGCGCTGCCTACGG CACCTTGCCCATCGCCTCCGTTGCCACCATCAGCGATGTCAACGACGCCCTCCCCTAGCTGTGGCTCCCCCTGCT GGTAAACATGGCCGCCGCAGGGGAGGCTGCGACTCCAAGATGGCTGCCAAGCGGCGTCCCCAAACCCAGCCACTGCCTCCACCTCCCCCATCTCAGCCTCAAGAATCCCCAGAGCTG CACCCCAGAGCCCTGGTCCCCTCGCCACCTGCCGAGTTCATCTATTACTGTGTAGACGAGGACGAGCTA CAGCCTTACACGAATCGCCGGCAAAACCGCAAGTGTGGGGCCTGTGCAGCCTGCCTGCGGCGGATGGACTGTGGCCACTGTGACTTCTGCTGTGACAAGCCCAAATTTGGGGGCAGCAATCAGAAGCGCCAAAAGTGTCGTTGGCGCCAGTGCCTGCAGTTTGCCATG AAGCGGCTGCTGCCAAGTGTCCGGGCAGGGTCTGAGGATGGGGCAGGGTTGCCTCCACCTTACCCTCGTCGAAAGAGGCCTAGCTCTACACGACGGCCCCGTCTGAAGCCCCCCTTGGCCACGCCGACAGCCCGACCAGACCGTGCCAAGACTCCAATGAAGCAGGAAGCAGGCAGTGGCTTTGTACTGCCCCCACCTGGCACCGACCTTGTGTTCTTACGGGAGGGTGCAAGCAGTCCTGTGCAGGTGCCTGGCCCTGCCCCAGCTTCCAGAGAAGCCGTATTGCAG GTGAAGCAAGAGAAGGCGGATGCCCAGGAAGACTGGACACCGGGCACAGCCGTCCTGACTTCTCCTGTATTGCTGCCTGGCTGCCCCAGCAAG GCAGTAGACCCAGGCCTGCCATCTGTGAAGCAAGAGCCACCCGACCCTGAGGAGGACAAGGGAAAGGAGAGCAAGGATGACTCCGCCTCTGACTCAGccccagaggaggaggcaggaggggctggCACACCCGTG ATCACGGAGATTTTCAGCCTGGGTGGAACCCGCCTTCGGGACACAGCAGTCTGGTTGCCAAG GGCAGGCAATCGGGAAGGGAAGATGGACATAAAGTGTGGGAGACCAAGGACATATTGGCGCCCACGAGCACGAGCTGGAACCCACGAGGATGGCCTGGAACCCATGTCAGTCTCTCACCACCTCCAACTTCGATGA
- the MBD1 gene encoding methyl-CpG-binding domain protein 1 isoform X44 codes for MAEDWLDCPALGPGWKRREVFRKSGATCGRSDTYYQSPTGDRIRSKVELTRYLGPACDLTLFDFKQGVLCYPTPKAHSLAVPSKKQKKPSRPAKARKRQVGPQRSEVRKEAPGDETKADTDTAPASLPAPECCENCGISFSGDGIRRQRLKTLCKDCRAQRIAFNREQRMFKSRGCGVCRGCQTREDCGRCRVCLRPPRPGLRRQWKCIQRRCLRHLAHRLRCHHQRCQRRPPLAVAPPAGKHGRRRGGCDSKMAAKRRPQTQPLPPPPPSQPQESPELHPRALVPSPPAEFIYYCVDEDELQPYTNRRQNRKCGACAACLRRMDCGHCDFCCDKPKFGGSNQKRQKCRWRQCLQFAMKRLLPSVRAGSEDGAGLPPPYPRRKRPSSTRRPRLKPPLATPTARPDRAKTPMKQEAGSGFVLPPPGTDLVFLREGASSPVQVPGPAPASREAVLQVKQEKADAQEDWTPGTAVLTSPVLLPGCPSKAVDPGLPSVKQEPPDPEEDKGKESKDDSASDSAPEEEAGGAGTPVITEIFSLGGTRLRDTAVWLPRSKDLKKRGARKQ; via the exons ATGGCTGAAGACTGGCTGGACTGCCCAGCCCTGGGCCCCGGCTGGAAGCGCCGTGAGGTCTTTCGCAAGTCAGGTGCCACCTGTGGACGCTCAGACACCTATTACCAGAG ccctacAGGAGACAGGATCCGAAGCAAAGTTGAGCTGACCCGATACCTGGGTCCTGCGTGTGACCTCACCCTCTTCGACTTCAAACAAGGCGTCCTGTGCTATCCAACTCCCAAG GCCCATTCCTTGGCTGTCCCCAGCAAGAAGCAGAAGAAGCCTTCAAGGCCAGCCAAGGCTCGGAAACGTCAGGTTGGACCTCAGAGGAGTGAGGTCAGGAAGGAGGCCCCAGGGGATGAGACCAAGGCTGACACTGACACAGCTCCAGCTTCGCTCCCTGCACCCGA GTGCTGTGAGAACTGTGGAATTAGCTTCTCAGGGGATGGTATCCGAAGGCAGCGGCTCAAGACGTTGTGCAAGGACTGCCGAG cgcAGAGAATTGCCTTCAACCGGGAGCAGAGGATGTTTAAG AGCCGAGGATGTGGAGTGTGCCGGGGCTGTCAAACTCGAGAGGACTGTGGCCGTTGCCGAGTTTGCCTTCGCCCTCCCCGCCCTGGTCTCAGGCGCCAGTGGAAGTGCATCCAGCGGCGCTGCCTACGG CACCTTGCCCATCGCCTCCGTTGCCACCATCAGCGATGTCAACGACGCCCTCCCCTAGCTGTGGCTCCCCCTGCT GGTAAACATGGCCGCCGCAGGGGAGGCTGCGACTCCAAGATGGCTGCCAAGCGGCGTCCCCAAACCCAGCCACTGCCTCCACCTCCCCCATCTCAGCCTCAAGAATCCCCAGAGCTG CACCCCAGAGCCCTGGTCCCCTCGCCACCTGCCGAGTTCATCTATTACTGTGTAGACGAGGACGAGCTA CAGCCTTACACGAATCGCCGGCAAAACCGCAAGTGTGGGGCCTGTGCAGCCTGCCTGCGGCGGATGGACTGTGGCCACTGTGACTTCTGCTGTGACAAGCCCAAATTTGGGGGCAGCAATCAGAAGCGCCAAAAGTGTCGTTGGCGCCAGTGCCTGCAGTTTGCCATG AAGCGGCTGCTGCCAAGTGTCCGGGCAGGGTCTGAGGATGGGGCAGGGTTGCCTCCACCTTACCCTCGTCGAAAGAGGCCTAGCTCTACACGACGGCCCCGTCTGAAGCCCCCCTTGGCCACGCCGACAGCCCGACCAGACCGTGCCAAGACTCCAATGAAGCAGGAAGCAGGCAGTGGCTTTGTACTGCCCCCACCTGGCACCGACCTTGTGTTCTTACGGGAGGGTGCAAGCAGTCCTGTGCAGGTGCCTGGCCCTGCCCCAGCTTCCAGAGAAGCCGTATTGCAG GTGAAGCAAGAGAAGGCGGATGCCCAGGAAGACTGGACACCGGGCACAGCCGTCCTGACTTCTCCTGTATTGCTGCCTGGCTGCCCCAGCAAG GCAGTAGACCCAGGCCTGCCATCTGTGAAGCAAGAGCCACCCGACCCTGAGGAGGACAAGGGAAAGGAGAGCAAGGATGACTCCGCCTCTGACTCAGccccagaggaggaggcaggaggggctggCACACCCGTG ATCACGGAGATTTTCAGCCTGGGTGGAACCCGCCTTCGGGACACAGCAGTCTGGTTGCCAAG GTCCAAGGACCTTAAAAAACGTGGAGCTAGAAAGCAGTAG
- the MBD1 gene encoding methyl-CpG-binding domain protein 1 isoform X36: protein MAEDWLDCPALGPGWKRREVFRKSGATCGRSDTYYQSPTGDRIRSKVELTRYLGPACDLTLFDFKQGVLCYPTPKAHSLAVPSKKQKKPSRPAKARKRQVGPQRSEVRKEAPGDETKADTDTAPASLPAPECCENCGISFSGDGIRRQRLKTLCKDCRAQRIAFNREQRMFKRVGCGECAACQVTEDCGACSTCLLQLPQDVASGLFCKCERRRCLRIVERSRGCGVCRGCQTREDCGRCRVCLRPPRPGLRRQWKCIQRRCLRHLAHRLRCHHQRCQRRPPLAVAPPAGKHGRRRGGCDSKMAAKRRPQTQPLPPPPPSQPQESPELHPRALVPSPPAEFIYYCVDEDELQPYTNRRQNRKCGACAACLRRMDCGHCDFCCDKPKFGGSNQKRQKCRWRQCLQFAMRLLPSVRAGSEDGAGLPPPYPRRKRPSSTRRPRLKPPLATPTARPDRAKTPMKQEAGSGFVLPPPGTDLVFLREGASSPVQVPGPAPASREAVLQVKQEKADAQEDWTPGTAVLTSPVLLPGCPSKAVDPGLPSVKQEPPDPEEDKGKESKDDSASDSAPEEEAGGAGTPVITEIFSLGGTRLRDTAVWLPRSKDLKKRGARKQ, encoded by the exons ATGGCTGAAGACTGGCTGGACTGCCCAGCCCTGGGCCCCGGCTGGAAGCGCCGTGAGGTCTTTCGCAAGTCAGGTGCCACCTGTGGACGCTCAGACACCTATTACCAGAG ccctacAGGAGACAGGATCCGAAGCAAAGTTGAGCTGACCCGATACCTGGGTCCTGCGTGTGACCTCACCCTCTTCGACTTCAAACAAGGCGTCCTGTGCTATCCAACTCCCAAG GCCCATTCCTTGGCTGTCCCCAGCAAGAAGCAGAAGAAGCCTTCAAGGCCAGCCAAGGCTCGGAAACGTCAGGTTGGACCTCAGAGGAGTGAGGTCAGGAAGGAGGCCCCAGGGGATGAGACCAAGGCTGACACTGACACAGCTCCAGCTTCGCTCCCTGCACCCGA GTGCTGTGAGAACTGTGGAATTAGCTTCTCAGGGGATGGTATCCGAAGGCAGCGGCTCAAGACGTTGTGCAAGGACTGCCGAG cgcAGAGAATTGCCTTCAACCGGGAGCAGAGGATGTTTAAG CGAGTGGGCTGTGGGGAGTGTGCAGCCTGCCAGGTAACCGAGGACTGCGGGGCCTGCTCCACCTGCCTTCTGCAGCTGCCCCAAGACGTGGCCTCGGGGCTGTTCTGCAAGTGTGAGCGGAGACGGTGCCTCCGAATTGTGGAAAGG AGCCGAGGATGTGGAGTGTGCCGGGGCTGTCAAACTCGAGAGGACTGTGGCCGTTGCCGAGTTTGCCTTCGCCCTCCCCGCCCTGGTCTCAGGCGCCAGTGGAAGTGCATCCAGCGGCGCTGCCTACGG CACCTTGCCCATCGCCTCCGTTGCCACCATCAGCGATGTCAACGACGCCCTCCCCTAGCTGTGGCTCCCCCTGCT GGTAAACATGGCCGCCGCAGGGGAGGCTGCGACTCCAAGATGGCTGCCAAGCGGCGTCCCCAAACCCAGCCACTGCCTCCACCTCCCCCATCTCAGCCTCAAGAATCCCCAGAGCTG CACCCCAGAGCCCTGGTCCCCTCGCCACCTGCCGAGTTCATCTATTACTGTGTAGACGAGGACGAGCTA CAGCCTTACACGAATCGCCGGCAAAACCGCAAGTGTGGGGCCTGTGCAGCCTGCCTGCGGCGGATGGACTGTGGCCACTGTGACTTCTGCTGTGACAAGCCCAAATTTGGGGGCAGCAATCAGAAGCGCCAAAAGTGTCGTTGGCGCCAGTGCCTGCAGTTTGCCATG CGGCTGCTGCCAAGTGTCCGGGCAGGGTCTGAGGATGGGGCAGGGTTGCCTCCACCTTACCCTCGTCGAAAGAGGCCTAGCTCTACACGACGGCCCCGTCTGAAGCCCCCCTTGGCCACGCCGACAGCCCGACCAGACCGTGCCAAGACTCCAATGAAGCAGGAAGCAGGCAGTGGCTTTGTACTGCCCCCACCTGGCACCGACCTTGTGTTCTTACGGGAGGGTGCAAGCAGTCCTGTGCAGGTGCCTGGCCCTGCCCCAGCTTCCAGAGAAGCCGTATTGCAG GTGAAGCAAGAGAAGGCGGATGCCCAGGAAGACTGGACACCGGGCACAGCCGTCCTGACTTCTCCTGTATTGCTGCCTGGCTGCCCCAGCAAG GCAGTAGACCCAGGCCTGCCATCTGTGAAGCAAGAGCCACCCGACCCTGAGGAGGACAAGGGAAAGGAGAGCAAGGATGACTCCGCCTCTGACTCAGccccagaggaggaggcaggaggggctggCACACCCGTG ATCACGGAGATTTTCAGCCTGGGTGGAACCCGCCTTCGGGACACAGCAGTCTGGTTGCCAAG GTCCAAGGACCTTAAAAAACGTGGAGCTAGAAAGCAGTAG